The Amycolatopsis umgeniensis DNA segment GGGCGTTGTCGAGGATCACCAGGATCGCGCGCGTGTTCACCGCGGTCCGGTAAGCGGAAAGCACATCTTCGCCGGCGGGAATTCCGAGCTGCCTGGCGAAGGCCGTCAGCACGACTTCAGGCCGGACCGTGCCGGACGAAGAGAACCCACCGAGGTCGACGAAGAGAACGCCGTCGGGGAACAGCGCGGCCACCTGGTGTGCCCAGTCGACGACCAGCTCGGTCTTGCCAAGGCCACCGAGCCCGCGCACCGTGACGACCCGGACCCCGCTGCCCTTGTCGGTCAGGCTGTTGAGAAAGGCGAGTTCGGCATCACGGCCGTAAACCGTCGATCGCACGGGAGGCAACAGGTTCGGCACCCGCGCCGGGACCGCCTCCGAGATCCGCCGAGCCTCGGCGATCAGGGTTTCGGCTTCCCCTCGCAGCACCATGAGCGACGGCGAACCGAGATCCAAAGGCAGTTTCCCGCGCCGGTGAAGATCGTCGGCGATCGCGCTCGCCCGCCCGCAACGAGCCCATGCCCGCCACAGCATGGCCCGGATCTCGTCGTCGTCCGGAAAGAGCCCGGCCGCCCGCTCCGCGTGGACCACGGCGGGTTCGGGCCCTTCGTGTTCCGAGGAGAGCCCGATCAGCTCAAGATAAGCCGAGCGACCTTTCGACTGTAACTCTGCCACCTCGTCGTACACCCAACGCGAGTCGAGGCCGGCCAGCGGCGGCCCTTGCCAGTAACCGACAGCCTCACGCAGGAGTGGCAGCCGCCGGTGCGGCGGCAGTCCGGCGCAGCGGGCGATCCTGGTTTGGAACTGCCAGAGATCAACCGCGTCCGGCGCGACCAGCAGTTGCTGCATCGCGCGCTCGTTTCTCTCCACCAGCTCGAATCCCGCGCTGTCCCGAAGCCTCGCCCGGTAGGTCCGCAGTGTCGGCGGGCTCACCCCGAATCGATCGGCCAGCTCCTCGGAGGCAACCTCACCGCCCGCGACGGCGATGATCGCCAGAACGGTGGCTTGGCGGGGCTCCAGTCGAATCTCCGTACCGTTCACCGTTAACCGCACTGCGCCGAGAATCCGCAGGTCGATCGCCGGTTCGTCCATGGTTCCAGTGAACCAGACCGGCGCCTGGGAGTCCTCGCCCGATCGGTTGCAACGCTTTTCGCCACGGTTTCCGCAACGCCCAGCTGGGACGTTGACATGGTCCGGAACAACGCTCAGGGAGGAAGCCATGGGTTACTCGCCCCCAGAAGACTTCACACCGCGGTGGTCCGCGCGGTACGGCGCGCAAACCTGCGAAATACGGCGAGTGGTTCTGGCCGTGGTGCACAGTGTGGCGGCAGGCGAGCGCGTGAGCGCGGCCATCCGGACGATCGAGAGGGAGCCTGGGATCCAGGTCGTCTTCACCTGGCCACCGGGTCCTGCCGAAGAACTCGTCCGTGACTACCTCGCCATGATCGGTGCCCTCACCACGCCGTGGGAACGCGCGATCCGGGAGCGGTTCGATCTGGTGATCACCACGGATCCGGCCGAGACCGGCATTCTGAACGGCGCTTTGCTGGTGCTGCCTGCAGTTTCAGCGGATGGCGACGTCGTGGGACACAGCGGCCGTCGCTGCGCCACCACGCTCGCGTACGTGTTCCGGCAACGACTGGGCCGCCGCGAACCCATGCTCATCGGTCTGCCGCATCTCTGGGCCCTGACCCGGCTCCGGGCCAGCGCGCCGCAGGTGGGCAGACAAGCGACCGTCATCGGCGACCCCGGATACGACGAGCTGCTTGAGGCCTGCCACGAACAGGCGTGGGCCCACAGTGGACGACGGCAGGGTCTGGTGCTGTCAACGCGGGGCCCCGACTCGCTGTTCGGAAGGACCCCCGCTGTGCTCCAGCGGCTCGTTTCCGACCTGCCGTCACAACGAATCAGCCTGGCTTGCCGGTTGGACCCGGAGGTGTGGGCGCGACACGGCAGGCGGCAGCTGCTGGCCTGGGCCGGGCGATCAGTGCGTGAGCGAGTGGACTTCCTGCAGCCCGAGCACGACTGGCGGGCTGTCGCCGCGGCGGCTGACTTCGTCGTGGGCGATCACGGACACGACACCGCTTGTGCCGCGGCGGCGGAGAAGCCAGTATATCTGGCCAACCCGGTCCCCAAGATCGAGATCGGACCGCTCAGCGAAGCGGTCGCCAAGTACGGGACCGTCTTGGACCCCAAGGTGCCGCTGGCACCCCAGTTACGGTGGACGCCGCGTCCCGGCACGCAGGTCGTCCGAAGGATCACGTCCGCCCCAGGCGAGTCCGCTTCCCTGCTGCGCAGGGAATGCTTCCGTCTGATGCGGCTCACCGGCCCGGCTTTTCACTAGAAAGGAGAATGTCCTATGTCCACAGCCCGCAGGATCATCCATTCCGTTCCGGAAGACGGCACCGGCGACCGTGTCCGGCCATCAAAGGCCGGCTGACGGCAGCCCCGCTACCGGGCGGACGGCCCTGGCGTTCTTGAAAGCGCCCGGCCATCCGCCCGGCGGCCGGAGGCGTCGGCTTCGGGCACTGAGCCGCCGGGTAATCGTCATTCCATGGCCGGGGAAGCGGCGGTGACGAATGTCTGACGGCCGGTGATCCCTTGGCGAGTGCAGCAGTACCAGGCCATCGAAGTAAAGTCTTGACGTGTTCTAGGTCGTGCAGGGCGACCACGGCAGACAGCCCAAGTTCGCGGACGAGATCGAGCAGGCCGAGCTGAGCACCGATGTCCAGATAGTTGGTCGGTTCTTCCAACAGCAGGACTGGCCTCTTCTGCGCGAGCGCCCGCGCCACCAGTACGCGTTGTCTTTGAGCGTCTGAAGGTCGGGCGAAGACGCGCCGCGGAGGCCCAGGCCACCCCACCGGTCCATTGCATCTCGCATGATGTCGCAGTCACAGTATTGTCCCGTTTCAGGAGACTCTTGTGCGGTGTCTGGCCCATGAGGACGGTCTCTTCGACCGAGAAGCCGCTATCGAGATCGTGTTCCTAGGCGACGGCTTCCGTCCGTCTCCCTGCCCTGCGAGCGGTATCGCGGCAGACGACGGACTCTCTGATGTGAACTGACCCGCGCACCGGTTTCGGTGCCTGGTACAAGCAGCGCAGCAGGACGCTCTTGCCAGCCACGAGCAGACGCGAAGTCAGCGTGCCGGGCACCGCCCGAGGAGGACATGTCTCAAAAGTCGTGCGGGCAGACGAAAGTCATCGGCTCGCGGCGGTGGTGATGAGATCCGCGATCGCTTCCGGCCGCCCGAACATCGCGGCGTGACCGGCTTCGATCTCGACGGTGGTCGCGCCCATCCGCGCGGCCATCTCGCGCTGCCCGGCGGGCGGGATCATCCGGTCGGCGGTGGCGACGGCGTAGTACGACGGCAGAGATTTCCACCCCGGCGGGCCGGACGGTTCCAGCAGCGCGGCCAAGGCGACCGGACGCTGGGCCGCGGCCAGCGCGTCCGCCGTGGTGGCGTCGACGTCGGGAGCGAACATCTCGTGGTACTTCGCCGGATCGACGGTCAGTTCCACGGACGGCGGTTCCGCCGGGCCGGGGAACGGCCTGGGCAGGGTGATCTCGGTGGCCGGACCGCCGTAGCGGCCGTCCAGTTGCCCTGCCGACTCGCCTTCGTCCGGGGCGAACGCGGCGACGTAGACCAGCGCGGTGACGGCCTCGGTGACGGCGTTGCCGATGACAGCGCCACCGTAGGAGTGACCGGCCAGGATGACCGGGCCGGTGATCCCGTCGAGTACCGATTTGACGTAGGCCGCGTCATGGCCGAGGCCGCGCAGGGGGTTCGCGGCGGCGATCACCGGGAAACCGCGCCGCCGCAGGATCCGGGTGACCGGGTCCCAGCTGCCCGCGTCGGCGAAGGCGCCGTGCACCAGCACGACGGTTGGCTTGTCCATAGTGGACTTCTTTCTGCGTGGGGGTGGTCAGGAGCGGGTGCGGCGGGCGGCGGTCTCGATGACCTCGGCCACCGAACCCGGCTGCGACACGGTGACCGCGTGGCTCGCCCACCGTTCGATCAGGGTGGCGTTCATCCGGCGGGCCATCTCCCGCTGACCGGCGGCGGGGATCATCCGGTCGTCGCGGGCGAGGAGATACCAGCTGGGCAGGGTTTTCCACGCCGGGACGCCGGAAACCTCGCTGAAGGCCGCGACGGCGACAGGCCGCTGTCCCGCCGCCATCGCCAGGGCTTCGTTCCTGGAGACGTCCTGGGCGAAGTAGTGCTGGAACTTGTCCTGGGCGATGGTCAGCTCGACCGCCGTCCCGGAGCCGGACGGGAGCGGGTACTCCGTCGGAGTGGTGATCTTCGTGGCGGGTCCGCCGAAGCGGCCGTCCAGCGCGCCCACGGTTTCGTTCTGGTCCGGCGCGAAAGCGGCGACGTAGACCAGGCCCGCGGCGTTGGGTTCGCCCGCGGCCGCGTTCGTGATCACCGCGCCGCCGTAGGAGTGCCCCGCCAGGATCGTCTTGCGCGGCATCGTGCGCAGGACACTCCGGACGTAGGCGGAGTCGTAGGTCAGGCCGCGCAGCGGGACGGCGGCCATGGTCACTTCGTAGCCGTCGCGGCGGAGCCTCGTGGCGACGCCGTTCCAGCTGGACCCATCGGCGAAAGCGCCGTGTACCAACAGGATCGCGGGTTTGACCCGGTCGTCCGGTCGCGGGGTGGCCGAGGCGGCACCGGTGGTCAGGGTGGCGGCGGCGATGACCACCGCGCCGATGGCGAAGCGCCATCTGCGGCGCGCACCCGAACGGATCTTCTCGTGCATTCTTCAGTTTTCCTTTTGACGTTCAGGAGGTCTCGAACACGGCCGACGCTAGGCAGCTCCGCTCACTTCGGCATCGGTCATCGAATAGGTCGGTGACCGAGCTCACCGACCTATTCGCGGCCCGTCCTCGAAATCCACCTCGGCCAGTTCGGCCCGGCCCGCGATGCCCAGCTTCGGGAAGACGCTCGACAGGTGGTGGCCGACGGTCCGCGGGCTGATCAGGAGCTGGGCGGCGATCTCCCGGTTGGTGAGGCCGTCGGCGGCGAGGCGCGCCACCCTCAGCTCTTGGGGAGTCAGCAGGGGGTCGGTCCGCAAGCCGTCCGGCCGGGCACGGTTCGGCCGACGTCCGGTCAGTTCCTCTTCGTTCAGGCTGCGTTCGAGCAACGGCGCGGCGCCGAGCCGCCGGAAGACCTCCGCGGCCTCGGCCAGCTGCGCCCGCGCTTCGGTGCGACGTCGTGCCCGCCGCAGCCACTCCCCGTAGAGCAGCCTCGTCCGCGCGTGGGAGAACGGATGCTCGGCCACACCCTGCACCTCCAACGCGTGCAGGAACGAGTCCTCCGCTCCCTCTCCCGCCAGCTGCGCCGCACAGCGATGCGCCGCGGCCACGGCCCAGGCCGCCCCGGTGCGCTCGGCCCACGTCCGCAACGACCTCAGGGCGACCGTGCCCTGTTCAGGACGGCCGACGCGGACCGCCGCCTCCACCATGTCCTCGGCCGCGAGCAGCGCGAAGGTCGCGTGTGCCGCCCGGTTCCCCGGTTCGGTCAGCCGCGCGAAGTGATCCAAAGCCTCCTGGGGGCGCCCGAGGAAAAGGGCCGCCTGCCCCAGGTTCCAATAGGCCGCGGCCGTCAGCGCGCGTACTCCCCGCGGTACGGACAGCTCCAAGGTTCGCGTCGTGAGGTCGGCGACAGTCTGTTCGTCGCCGCGCAGCGCGGCGAGCCAAGAGAGGGAGTTGCGGCATTGCGAAGCCGCGTGATCGGCCTTCATCTCCTCCGCGAGCCGCAGTGTTTCCGCCGCGTTGGCCGCCGCCTCCGTCCACCTTCCGGCGACGATGTCGATCGTCACCGTCTGGGAAACGGTCAGCATCAGCCCTTGGACGGCTTCGGTCCTGCGCAGCCTCTCCACCTCGCGCCGGTACACCCGCGCCATCGGCCGCTCCGCACCCCACGCGACGGCCAGCGGCGCGGGAGGCAGCAGGCGCCAGGACACCGCGCCGAGCAGGGTGGCGGCCTCGTCCGGCCGCAGCACCGGACTCGGTCCGCTGCCCCACCATTGCTCGAGGACGGGAAGCAGCGCCGCTTCGGTGAAGTCGCCGTCGACGGCCAGTTTCTCCAGGCGGTGCAACGCTTCGGCCTGGCGTTCGGGGGAGCCTGCCGACCAACCCGCCCGGACCGCGACGCAGGCCAGCTCGACGGCCGTTCCCGGGTCGGTCACCGCGTAGGTGTCTCGCAGCAGCAGCCGGTGCGCGTGCTCCTGGTCGCCGTTCGCGAACTCGATGAGGCCCCGCAGACCTCCGCTCGCCGCCGCGACCGCCTCCTCGGACGCCAGCTCGTCGGCCCGGTCGAGCAGGTCGAGTGCCGTGCTCACCTGCCCGGCCTCGCAGGCGGATTCCGCCCCCAGCGCGAACCGGCGGGCCGCCTCGGAGGGCACCGGTGACAGCTCGGCCGCCCGGCGCAGCGCCCGCGCCGCGGACGCGTGACCACCTCGGGTGCGGCTGTTCCCGGCACTGCGTTCGAGGAGGAGGGCCACCTCTTCGTCGGGTTCGGCGGCGGCCGCGGCGAGATGCCAGGCCCGCAAGCCTTCGTCGTCCTTGCCGCGCAACGTCTGCGCCAGCGCGCGGTGCACCGCCTGCCGCTGGGTGAAGGGGGCCTCTTCGTACACCGCCGCCGCGAGCAGCGGCGTCCGGAAGCGAAGCCGCCCCTCGGTGACCATCAGCAGGCCTGAGCGCAGGACTTCGTCCCCGGCGGCCGTGTTCGCCCCGAGAGCGGCCGCCGCTTCGCGCACCGAGTGGTGGACTCCCCTGTCCTCGGCGGCCGCGACCAGGAGCCACGTTCTCGCGGCGGGTGAGAGCCTTGCGACACGGGCACCGAAGGCGCGGCGGAGCCGGGGTCCGATCGAGCCGTGCTCCCCCGCTTCCTTCGAGACGCCGGGGAGTTCGCGCAACGCCAAGGGATTCCCGGCGGCCGTCCGCACTGTCCGGCGCACGGCCTCCTCGTCCGGCGCGGCCGTCTCACGGCGGACCAGATCGCTCGCGTCGCTTTCGGACAGTGGGCCGATCTCCAGCCCCGGCACCGATTCCCAGAGACCTTCCGCCGCCGGATCCGTGTGGCCGGTGAGCAGGAGGGCGATCGGTTCGGCGCGCAGCCGCCGGGCGACGAAGGCGAGGCATTCGGCGGTCGGCTCGTCGAGCAGGTCGGCGTCGTCCACGGTGATCAGGACCGGCCGCTCGGCGGCGAGTTCGGAGAGCAGGGTGAGCGTGGCCACCCCGATGAGGAAGCGGTCCGCGGTCTCCTCGCTGTGCCCGAGCGCGCCGCGCAGCGCGGCCGCCTGGGGCGGTGGCAGGGTGCCGACCCGGTCCACCGCCGGCCAGAGCAGCTCGTGCAACGCGGCGAACGCCAGCCCGGACTCCATCCGGGTGCCGCGGCAGCTCAGGACGGTGAACCCGGTCGCGGCGGCGGTCGCGTGGTCCAGCAGCGCCGTCTTCCCGATCCCGGGGTCTCCCCAGAGCACCAGTGCCGTCCCCCGGCCCTGCCGCGCCCCGGCCAAGGCGCGGTCGAGCTCGAGTTTCTCCTGGTGACGTCCATACAAGATCACTCGACGGAGCCTATACAGGCCAGGTCCAGGCCATTCCCAGGATGCCGGGCGTCACCGCCGCGGTGAAGGCGACCGCCGGGGAGTGCACCGAGAGCGGCACGTCGGTGACGTCCCGCTCCGGACCGGAGACGTGATCCAGCCGATAGGAATGACACCTCTCCGGCATCGCGTCGGGGGCGAAGTGGACCTCGAGGAGGTACTCGGGCACGGAGTGGCGGAATCGCCGGTCGTGGCGATCATCGGGCACCCCGTCGGTGTACTCGAATTCGTATTCGAGGATCGCGGTCTCCCCGGGGGCGAGCATCCGGTTCGACACCAGTTCGCTCACGATGAGCGCCTGCTCCGGGAAGACCTCGGTGCGGCCGGGTACGCAATAGCGGGTCGCCACCAGTCTCGGCGGGCTTCCCGGCGCGCAACCACGCAGGACCACGACCCTGGCCTGGGCGGGCTCGTCGGTGGCACGGACGACTTCTCGCACCCGCAGCCGGGTCAGTGTCCGATCGGCCCCGATGTGCAGCGACTCGTGCAGGCTCAACAGGACAAGGGACGGTTCGTCCGCCGACTCGAACGCGTGCAGCACGGAGAGCACCGGCTCTCGCGGGTCCCACAGCCGGTCCCAGCCGACCACGCGGCGGATCGCGGGGCGGTCGCCCTCCGGCCGGTGGAGCAGATCGAGCAACGATCTCGTGGGGAGCCCGAGAAAACCCTCCAGCAAGGCGACGGCGCGCAGCGACTCGGGACGCTCGGGCCTGGTCCGGCCCGTTCGCCAATAGCTCAGCGTCGTCGTGCTGACCGACACACCCGCTCTGGCGAGCCGCTCCTTCACTCTGCCCAGCCCGAGGCCACTATGGTCGATCGCCCGTGACAACGCCTTGCTGAAAGGCCCTGTCGCGAGCGCGCGCGTCAATTCCTCCTCGGCCGAGGACCCAGGGGTGACGACGAACAGCGACATCGGATTCTCTCCCGAAAGAACGATCGCGTCGAAACCGGAGCCGCGGACGGCGGGTCTTCGCCGGTCGCACCCTTGGTACGGCAAGCCTCGGCAGGGGTCGTGGCCCGCCGGACTCCAGCGGTGATCTTGGACGGTTTTGCGGCGTGAGCGCAATCCGCAGAAAGTAGTGTCCTGTTCAGTTGACACGGATTCTTCACATAATCCTCGAGTGCGAACCGTCCGGCGATGACCGATTCCGCGGCGATTTCGGACAATCAGGAGAAACCATTCCAGCGGTGCGAATCCCGGCCGCCCTCGGCCCCGTGCCGAAACCGTGAACGTTCCGGGATTTCGGCCGCGATGACCTCCTGCCATGGAAAAGGCCGAGGCAGCCGGTGTTCCGCGTACCGGCTCCGGGCGGAACGATCCGCGACTTTCGTCTCCCTACCTAGGACGGTATTCCGCTTATCCCGTTGTCGGACATCTTGGATCGACCGGCATCGAGCTCCTCTGCCGGATTCCGCATCACCCTCGCTCATCCACGACCACCAGGCGGCTCGGCCGCCCGATTGTGAGCAACCATGCGAAAACTGGCTTCAGTCGCTCTCGGGATCCTGGCGGCGGCACTCGCGGTGTCCACGCCCGGAATCGCGAACGCTCAAACGGACTCGGGTGTTCAACCTTCGATCATCGGAGGGGGCACCGCCACGGAGACCTACAGCTTCATGGTCTCGCTCAACAACGGCTGCGGCGGCAGCCTCGTCGCGCCCCAGTGGATCGTGACGGCCACTCACTGCGGCAGCGCGTCGCAGGGCAGGATCGGTTCGACGAACAAGAACTCCGGCGGCGAGGTCGGCCGGATCGACCGCCGGGTCAACAAGCCGGGCACGGATCTCACCCTCATGCACCTGTCCACGGCCGTCCGCGCCGCCCCGGTCGCGATGGCTTCGAGCAATCCGGCGCCGAACACCACCGCACGGCTCCTCGGCTGGGGTTGCACCAGCTGGCCGAGCTGCAGCACGCCAACCACACTCCGCCAGATCGACCTCCGGGTGCTGCCCAGCAGCTCCTGCTACGCCGGCGGCGGTGGCTCCGGTGACGTCTGCATCTCCGGCGATCGCACGCATTCCGCCTGCCACGGCGATTCCGGCGGACCGGCGGTCGTCGGCACCACCGGACGCTGGACCCTGGTCGGGGAGACGCACGGCCCCGGGGACAACGGCGGCGAATGCGCCACCAGCACCCTCTACACCGGTATCGCCCAGCACCTGAGCTGGATCAGGCAGCAGACCGGCGTCTGAGCGCCGCGGCACGGAAAACCGGTACGCCTCGTCCGTCGAGGCGTACCGGTTTTCGTCCATTTTGGACAGTTTCACCCAGCGCAATCCGCCGAAAGAACTGTTCTTTCCCGTTGACCGTTTCGGATCTTCTCGCGGATTTCCCGGGGCACCTCGGCTGAATACGTTCGAAGTGTCCCTCTCCCCCTTTCCCCGAGGAGTCCCCATGCGTGAATCCACCGGCCGGGTCGCCCGCGCCGTCGCCCTTCTCGCCGGTACCTGCGCCGCGTTCGCGACCCTTGCCGCCACGCCCGCCGCGGCGAGCGCCCCGGTCTCGCCCGATGCCCAGCCGTCGATCATCGGTGGCAGCACGGCCCAGAACCCCGGCTACATCGCCCGGTTCAACGGCCACGCCAACGGCTACACCTTCTTCTGCACCAGCACGCTGATCAGCACGCGCTGGGTGCTCACCGCCAAGCACTGCCTGTACGACAACAACGGGCAGCGCCTGAAGGACATCGACCTCTACATCGGTTCCAACAGCGCTTCCGGTGGCACGCACGTCAAGGCTTCGGCGACCTACCTGTACTCGGATGGCGACCTCGCCCTGATCAAGCTGAACGCCGACGGCGGAAGCACTTTCGCTCGCCTCGCGAGCAGCACTTCCGATGCTCAGGAAGGAGACTCCGCCCGCGTGTACGGCTGGGGCGCGACCCAGGCCGACCACGAGGGCGACCACCAGTCGAAGGTGCTCAAGCAGGCGTCGGTCCGGATCTCCGACACGAGCGCCCAGGACAACTACGGCGGCCCGGCGATCGCGGCCGACACCCCGAACGGCGCGGTCGCGGGCGGGGACTCCGGTGGCCCGATGATCGACGACGGCGTCCAGGTCGGCGTGTGCTCGACCAGCGACCGGTCCAGCACCACCAGCTATGGCAGCGTCGCCGCGGGCCGGAGCTGGATCCGTCAGACCAGCGGGGTCTGACCGCTGCGAGCGGGCCGCCCGCCGATCCACGCCGGTGGGCGGCCCGCTCCCTCGGTTGCTCGACTATCGCCGGGCGAGGACACGCTTCGCCAGCCACCCGGCGTAGACGGCCAGCCCCGCGACACCGGCCTTCCGGGTGGGCCGGGCCGCGATCGCCAAGCCGATGGCGAGTTCGGTGGCGCCGTTGCGGTAGGTCCAGTTGCGGACGTCGTCGGCGAAGGCCATATTCGTCACGGGCTCGAAGGCCGCCGGGGCGGCGAAGTGGGCGAGACCGGTCGCGGCGATGCCGAGGCCGAGGACCTTGCCGGTGCGTGAAGACATGGATCTACCTTCCTTGTTCAGTCGAGGACGCCGGCACGGCGCCAGAGCCGTCGGCTCGGGCCGCCGATGAGGCCGATTTCGGTGAAGTACTCGACGGCCTTGGCCGCCCAGGACGCCTTGGTCCGGCGCCAGTGCGGGTTCGCGTCGGCGATCTGGCGGGCTTCCCGGGGATCGAGCCCGACAGAGGTGTACGCCTTGGGGTGCAACAACTCCGAGGTCGCGACATAAGCCATACCCGCGATCGCCCAGCGGATCAGTTCGCGGCCGACGCGGCCGTGACGAGCCCAAGCCCGGCCCAGTTCGTCCTTGGCGAAGCTGATGTGACGCGCCTCTTCGATGACGTGGATGCGGGAGATCATCCGGATCATCGGCTGCAGGCTGTCGTCACGCATCATCTCGCGTTGCATGCCGTCGGCGAGTTCTTCGACGTAGATGGCTCCGGCGAACAGCAGCGCCGGGCCGCAGACGGCGCCGAACACCTTGCCCGCGCGGTGCGCCGTGCGGCTCGGGCGGCGGACGACACCGCCGGTCTTCGCGATCGAGCGGGCGAACATGGTGCTGTGACGGCATTCGTCGGCGATCTCGGTGAGCGCGTACTGCGCGTTGTGCGTCGTCGGGTCGCTGTTGTACACGTGGCGCACCAGGCCCTGCATCAAGATCAGCTCGAACCAGATGCCCGACGCCGCCGCGGCCGCGGCTTCCTGGCGGCTCAGTTCAGCGCGCTGACCCTCGTCGAGGCGCTCCCACAAAGCCGTGCCGTACAAGGAACAGCGCTCCGGAGTCTTGCCGTAGGCGCCTTCGACCAGCGGCGCCCGCCAGTCGACGTCGACGTCCGGGTCGTACGAAAGCCGCGCGGAGGACCGCTGCAGGCGCTCGGCGACACGTTCGCTTTCGGTGTTCGCGGTCATGACGACCTCCTTGAATCCGTGCTCTCCGGCAGCGGTCCGCCGCCGTCCGGGATGACCTGTCCGGAATCGCGATAGGCCACCGCCTCGTGGAAACCGTCGCGTTCGGCGAACTCGCGAAACCATCGGCCTTCCGGGGTGTGCCGGGTGATGCCGTCGAAGAGGGTCGCGAGGGTCTGGGTGCCGGAAAGGCCCATGTTGTCGTAGGCCTGGTTGATC contains these protein-coding regions:
- a CDS encoding S1 family peptidase → MRKLASVALGILAAALAVSTPGIANAQTDSGVQPSIIGGGTATETYSFMVSLNNGCGGSLVAPQWIVTATHCGSASQGRIGSTNKNSGGEVGRIDRRVNKPGTDLTLMHLSTAVRAAPVAMASSNPAPNTTARLLGWGCTSWPSCSTPTTLRQIDLRVLPSSSCYAGGGGSGDVCISGDRTHSACHGDSGGPAVVGTTGRWTLVGETHGPGDNGGECATSTLYTGIAQHLSWIRQQTGV
- a CDS encoding alpha/beta fold hydrolase, coding for MHEKIRSGARRRWRFAIGAVVIAAATLTTGAASATPRPDDRVKPAILLVHGAFADGSSWNGVATRLRRDGYEVTMAAVPLRGLTYDSAYVRSVLRTMPRKTILAGHSYGGAVITNAAAGEPNAAGLVYVAAFAPDQNETVGALDGRFGGPATKITTPTEYPLPSGSGTAVELTIAQDKFQHYFAQDVSRNEALAMAAGQRPVAVAAFSEVSGVPAWKTLPSWYLLARDDRMIPAAGQREMARRMNATLIERWASHAVTVSQPGSVAEVIETAARRTRS
- a CDS encoding alpha/beta fold hydrolase — protein: MDKPTVVLVHGAFADAGSWDPVTRILRRRGFPVIAAANPLRGLGHDAAYVKSVLDGITGPVILAGHSYGGAVIGNAVTEAVTALVYVAAFAPDEGESAGQLDGRYGGPATEITLPRPFPGPAEPPSVELTVDPAKYHEMFAPDVDATTADALAAAQRPVALAALLEPSGPPGWKSLPSYYAVATADRMIPPAGQREMAARMGATTVEIEAGHAAMFGRPEAIADLITTAASR
- a CDS encoding AAA family ATPase is translated as MILYGRHQEKLELDRALAGARQGRGTALVLWGDPGIGKTALLDHATAAATGFTVLSCRGTRMESGLAFAALHELLWPAVDRVGTLPPPQAAALRGALGHSEETADRFLIGVATLTLLSELAAERPVLITVDDADLLDEPTAECLAFVARRLRAEPIALLLTGHTDPAAEGLWESVPGLEIGPLSESDASDLVRRETAAPDEEAVRRTVRTAAGNPLALRELPGVSKEAGEHGSIGPRLRRAFGARVARLSPAARTWLLVAAAEDRGVHHSVREAAAALGANTAAGDEVLRSGLLMVTEGRLRFRTPLLAAAVYEEAPFTQRQAVHRALAQTLRGKDDEGLRAWHLAAAAAEPDEEVALLLERSAGNSRTRGGHASAARALRRAAELSPVPSEAARRFALGAESACEAGQVSTALDLLDRADELASEEAVAAASGGLRGLIEFANGDQEHAHRLLLRDTYAVTDPGTAVELACVAVRAGWSAGSPERQAEALHRLEKLAVDGDFTEAALLPVLEQWWGSGPSPVLRPDEAATLLGAVSWRLLPPAPLAVAWGAERPMARVYRREVERLRRTEAVQGLMLTVSQTVTIDIVAGRWTEAAANAAETLRLAEEMKADHAASQCRNSLSWLAALRGDEQTVADLTTRTLELSVPRGVRALTAAAYWNLGQAALFLGRPQEALDHFARLTEPGNRAAHATFALLAAEDMVEAAVRVGRPEQGTVALRSLRTWAERTGAAWAVAAAHRCAAQLAGEGAEDSFLHALEVQGVAEHPFSHARTRLLYGEWLRRARRRTEARAQLAEAAEVFRRLGAAPLLERSLNEEELTGRRPNRARPDGLRTDPLLTPQELRVARLAADGLTNREIAAQLLISPRTVGHHLSSVFPKLGIAGRAELAEVDFEDGPRIGR
- a CDS encoding S1 family peptidase, which gives rise to MRESTGRVARAVALLAGTCAAFATLAATPAAASAPVSPDAQPSIIGGSTAQNPGYIARFNGHANGYTFFCTSTLISTRWVLTAKHCLYDNNGQRLKDIDLYIGSNSASGGTHVKASATYLYSDGDLALIKLNADGGSTFARLASSTSDAQEGDSARVYGWGATQADHEGDHQSKVLKQASVRISDTSAQDNYGGPAIAADTPNGAVAGGDSGGPMIDDGVQVGVCSTSDRSSTTSYGSVAAGRSWIRQTSGV
- a CDS encoding AurF N-oxygenase family protein, with product MTANTESERVAERLQRSSARLSYDPDVDVDWRAPLVEGAYGKTPERCSLYGTALWERLDEGQRAELSRQEAAAAAASGIWFELILMQGLVRHVYNSDPTTHNAQYALTEIADECRHSTMFARSIAKTGGVVRRPSRTAHRAGKVFGAVCGPALLFAGAIYVEELADGMQREMMRDDSLQPMIRMISRIHVIEEARHISFAKDELGRAWARHGRVGRELIRWAIAGMAYVATSELLHPKAYTSVGLDPREARQIADANPHWRRTKASWAAKAVEYFTEIGLIGGPSRRLWRRAGVLD